The Fluviicola sp. genome contains a region encoding:
- a CDS encoding DUF2797 domain-containing protein, producing MKGLLDKMRVSFEEPIQYQLVLNNEPLIGMNALIGKEIELNWTGKIICSNCGKQTKNSFGQGFCFNCFQSAPQASPCIINPELCKAHLGEGRDIDWEHKHHNQPHVVYLAVSNSIKVGVTRAEQTFTRWIDQGASHAIILAETNNRYEAGIIEVALKSYMADKTNWQRMLKNEIAHELDLLEEKGRVEDLLPFDMRDFVSVNDTIISLNYPVEKYPVKVKSVSFDKSPVIRGKLAGIKGQYLIFDDERVLNIRKHTSYEIEFSHE from the coding sequence ATGAAAGGATTACTAGATAAAATGCGGGTTTCTTTTGAGGAGCCTATTCAATACCAGCTTGTTTTGAACAATGAGCCTCTGATCGGCATGAATGCATTGATCGGGAAAGAGATCGAATTGAACTGGACCGGGAAGATTATTTGTTCCAATTGCGGAAAACAGACGAAAAACTCCTTCGGTCAAGGTTTTTGTTTCAACTGCTTTCAGTCGGCACCGCAGGCATCGCCTTGCATCATTAACCCAGAACTGTGCAAAGCGCATTTGGGCGAAGGAAGAGACATCGATTGGGAACACAAGCATCACAATCAGCCGCATGTGGTTTACCTGGCGGTTTCCAACAGCATCAAAGTAGGCGTAACACGTGCCGAACAAACATTTACACGCTGGATCGATCAGGGAGCTTCTCATGCAATCATTCTGGCAGAAACCAATAACCGTTATGAAGCCGGGATCATTGAAGTTGCTTTGAAATCCTATATGGCCGATAAAACCAACTGGCAGCGGATGCTTAAGAACGAGATCGCCCACGAATTGGACCTGCTGGAAGAAAAGGGAAGGGTGGAAGATTTATTGCCTTTCGACATGCGTGACTTTGTAAGCGTGAATGACACGATTATTTCACTGAATTACCCGGTTGAAAAATACCCGGTAAAGGTAAAAAGTGTAAGCTTTGATAAATCACCTGTTATTCGTGGAAAATTGGCCGGAATCAAAGGCCAGTACTTGATTTTTGACGATGAACGCGTGCTGAATATCCGCAAGCATACGAGCTACGAAATCGAATTTTCGCACGAATAA